The window TCAGAAGTGAGCAGCACTGTGAGTTCAGTGAAGGAGGTGGAGAAGCAGGACAACCCATTCAACAAGCGGCGGCGGGTTCTGATCGCCTCCAAATGGTCGAGAAGATCTTCGTCTTCCTCCTCCCTCTACAACTGGCCAAACCCTAAGTCCATGCCGCTGCTAGCCCTAGCCGAAGACGGAGACGAAGATGACGACGAACACGACCGCGATCGAGAAGGCGAGGGAGAGAACGCGTCGTCGGAGCATTCTTCATCGGATGATAAGGATGATCAGGAGAGGAGGAGGGCCCCACAGAAACTGCTCGACAGGAGGCTGAAGAGCTTCAAGTCAAAGAGTTGCTATTGCCTCTCAGATCTGCAGGAACACGATGAGCAGTAACAACTGgtggtattttttttaataatttttatttttatttagttttagggTTGTTGGATGGATGGAGGGGTTCGTGTTGTTTGTACGTGGGCAgtcagaaaaaaatatataaatatataaatatatatggcTAACTTTGTTTCTTCATCGGAGAGGACACTGAAAGATCTTTAGTTCAAATCAACGAAACTCCGTGCATGATTTGGGGCAGAAAAGTTATTggggttaattttttttttagtacaataatatatttaaaaaataaaaaataaaaaataaaattgaccataaaatgaaaagaaaaccgGCACGCATCTCAACCACGACAGCATGTCTCACCAACAGACTCCCTAGAAGTCTAAACTTATCAAAATTAAAGCCCAAGTCAGTCAACCTAATGCTATCTAAACAACCAAGCGACGACTAATAAGGTATAAAGATACTTTTAACCCTACATCTTGACGGAGATGAGAACAACGATAATTGCTAACAATTATGTTTTGTAGAGTTTCTTTTTACTACTCATGCATGTATTGGGACTGCACATCAAGTAGCTTCTTATAACACATATGTAAGGGATTTCATATGTGGAATCACTTTAAATCCAAATGGCTGTTTAACTCTTTAACTTTTGATGTAAACATTccaatttgtttttaataatatctGAATTTcgatcaaaaagaaaaagaaaaagaacaacgATAATTGCTAATTGGATCGACATTGTTAACGGACTTGACATAGGATTATGATTAACAACTTTTCACCATAAATTCAGGTCTCCTCGCATAATATTTTAGCAGTATGATTCCCTTAGTGTGTGGATtatcgttttttatttttgatttatttttattgttaatcGGATATGGATAAACGTACGGTGATGTGCTGGATCGGATGTGTGAAGTACAAAGACATGTTTGCCCCTCAATCAATTATTTAGGTCAATTTTTGGTATGGAATATTGACTTTAAATCTGTTATCCTTTTTCCCATccataaaaaagggaaaattgaaAACAGAGAGTACTTTTGTTCTTAGAAAAACTGGACTGAACTTCTGCTTTGTTGAGCTGGAGAATTTGGTATGCGCTTCGATGTTTGACATACATTGCTGAATCTAACTGTAGTACGAGCATAGaagaattaaaagaaatttaagaGAGAATGTTTAGTAGAATGACTCGTTAGAGCGAGAAAACGGAAAAAACACGCGCATATTAAAAGTCTTGGGAGATTTTGCGAGGCCCATTCAGCATACGTCGGGTTGGACGTGGTAAGTCATGTTGCCGCCGTTGTTGGACAGAAGTTGCGAGGGACATTCCAAAGAACCATCAAGTCAACGAAGGCCGTCAATTGGAGGCTCTTGAGAACCGGAAGCAGCTGAGCCAACCAGAGAGAATAGTTGGAAGAGTCAAGGCTGGTATTAATAGCGTGAGAAACGGAGGGAAAGGATCgggaaaaaaaatagttttgacGTTAGTCAAGGCTCAAGGGCTATGAGATACCATAAAAGATTATGGATTGCACAGAAGAGCACATCAAGGAAGGTAAAGAAGGCAATTAAGTGGCTGAATCCCTCGATAGTCTTGAGGGTGAATCATCATTGAATTATATACGAGTACAATAGCTTGACTTACAACTTACAGGTATAATTGCTATACAAGAAATACATCAAGGGAATGATTTGATTATACAGAAAATTAGAGATTACGGAAATCATACGAAATCTCAGGAAGTCAAAATACGTATCCATCAATATCATCTTTCAATGGAAAGGTGGAAAACGagcaaacaagaaaacaaaatttaaggTGATGGAAttaatcaaaactaaaaatagtgAAAGCATTAGCCATGAAACCTAAGTTTGGAAGTCACTGGAATCTTTTGCTGGAGGGAGGATggagagtaatgctattcatacgatgtttttgtaccatattttcatatcTTCTTACGTAATATTTGAtatggacagccacatcatttgaattaatcaaatttttaaatttagttcattatttaataaactaataattacgaaaaactagttaattaaatgataattgtgGTATACAAAAAGTATTTCTCCTTCccttccttgggttttgcaaatttttcaaatgatgtggctctTCACATCATATGCCACCcaaggtggtatagaaatgtgatataaaaacatggtatgaataacattactcaaaaGCAAATTCATCCAATCCCATACCACTGAGAGTCGAAGAACTCAATTTGTCATACTCATTCATTCTTGCGAGCGAAGCAACATGATGTGCTTCCTTTATTTTGCTTCACATCTCACCTACCCAACTTCCAACCAGTTTGCTACAACTTTGGTTGGAGTAAATTCCCACATTGTTAGGTAAGAGTACGTTTTCCACTATTTGCTTTAtaattgtgtttttcttttaactatTATGTTGGGCCTGGCCGGTGATGCTAAAATGTGATTAAGACAGGTTTGAAAAATTTAAGCTCAATCAACTTATGTCATGTCCACGAGCAGGAGCATCTCCGGACTCGTGGCAGACCCTTGAGCTAGGTCTATTTAGGCCGAACTAGAAGTCTTATAGGCTATCAAACAAGTACTATGTTAAGCATTTTTCAAATGCTACAGTCAttatatttttagtatttaGTGCTATGATATGGTaatattcctctttatttgtaagtaagaggtcttaaattcgattatcgttaaaagcgaatttgaactacattatcaCTAGCCATTGTGAGGTTAATCTCACCCTCATTccttttagtatagataatatcgtttgtttaaaaaaaaaaaatgacattgaGCTGTAAATGTGAATTTGTCGAGCTGGTTAATAACATCTATATTCCCGTAAATTAGAACATCGTCCCGTCAAAAAGTGACAGCGAGCTTGGGTTGGGCCTCAAGTTGGgctaaatacaaaaaaaaagaaaaagtctaGGCTCTATTCATTTCACAAATGGGTCGTTCCTTTGCTGATTGAGAGTGTGGATGCTCCAACGTTGAAACTATACCATGGCGTGTCTACTCGCGCCACTTCGTCCCACCTCACCCTCACTCTCAAATTCAATCCCTCGAATCAGATTTGGGGCCAAACCTCCGTCCAACGCGGCCTCCGCCCAGAGTCGACTCATCCGGAACTTGATGAGTCAACCCGCCGCCGAAGCCAATCCAGACGTCCCAAAGTCCGACACCACGGACGTCCTGGTTCAGTACGTCGTGCTCCGGCGAGACCTAATCGACACGTGGCCGATGGGCAGCGTGGTCACACAGGGCTGCCATGCCTCCGTGTCCCCCATTTGGTCCCACAAAGACCCACAAAGACGACCCCGTCACGCTCCAATACCGTGGCCCGGAAAACATCGATTCTATGCATAAGGTAAATCCAGAAGCTTCAAATTGTGAAAAAGAAATTGGATTGTTGTAGTGTTTATCAGGttggatttctgggttttggttaCAAATGTGGAATGAAGGTGTGGTTCTTAGTATTTTTCATGTTCCTTTTACCGGAGCGGTATTTTAATCTAATCTAAATTATGCGGAAGGGAATTCGAACTTCGATGTTAATGTTACctcttcttttaaaaaaaaagaaaaaagaaaaataggcgTTCATTCAATTGGGTAATTGAGATTTATGCTGGGAATTTTCTTGTTAATCGGTTACTTGGGTTTGATAATTACTTGGATTACTGCTGGTTTTCGTTTTGCATATAGTGTTCTTATTTAACCTTTGCTGCAGGTTACTCTTGAGGTGAAGGGAGAACCCCAGATATTGAATTTGTCAGAGAAGCTCGAAGCAGGTGGCATAGCGCACAAGCTATGGATTGAGCAACCCGAAAACTTGCCAGCCTGCCTCGCCGCAAAGCCCTACCCCAAATCCGCGGTATCGGCgtattttaaaaagttgaaacTCTGTAAGTGAAGTTATTGTCATCCTCATTAGTCCACAGCCATGAATTGTGTACGAGTTTCAAGGATAACTTGCTCGTTTATGAATAGGTTCATAGGATTTTTCCAGTTTTGCTTTCAGTTTATGTTGAAGGTGTTAGAACACCGTTGGAGAAATAGCAATCTTAATTGGTTAAGAAGTAAAATCCGGAAGGCGGTTCGATTCAGTCGGAAAATTCCTTCATATTGTTTTTCAGTAAGAACGGGTGCAATCAGacaatatttagaaagaaatcGAAAACGATTGCAAGTACATGTTAATAGAGTGTGTCATTTTGTTTTTCAGCCACAATTATAATTCAGAGTATATATTCTGCTATATATACAAAAGCAAAAACTGCAAGCTCGCTACATATCATGTGAGTTCATCACTGCACCACCAATTTTCTAGTACACAAGCTGCAGTAGAGCTTGCGCTTGGTCCTCCAATACAGCGGCAGGAAGCAAAACCTCCAGTTGCTCTCGACGTCCATGGCTTGCACCGTTCCTCCACAGTAAGGGCATGCCCCCGGTGCCGGTTGCCTCGACAGCACCCTTTCCTCTTCATCACACACGAACACCAAACACATGATCGAATACCCTTCTTCCTTTGACCTCGAGCCTTTCTAGGGTTTCCGGCTTTGCGTGCTCCTCCGCCTGTCTGCCTTTCTTTCCTGTCTTGGGTTGCTGCTTCGAGATTTGCTCCAAGTGATCGGAAACTGAAACCGTTTACTGGCTTACAAGGTGCAAGGCAATTCCGATTTATACACAGAGAGAGTTAACTTCCAGAAAAACGTAGCTTAATCTGGAAGCTTGGAAGGCAGGTCCAATGGTTATGCAAAAACCGCGTATGTAGAAGATTCCAAccccaaaggtgacaagtacaATTTGCATAAGATAACAACTTTATGTTAAATCTATCTTATCTAGATATTATTATATACGCGTTGATTCTGTCTTCTACGTTCCTTATTTTCCTCAAATGCGTGTCAACATTTATGACTTCTCTTTTTTGACGCAAGTGACTTTCGAAAATACTAGAATCCATCGTGCATGTGCAGTTTCCATGCTGATGCTGGATCGATCGTAGCACTCACGCTTTTTGCTCTATTGATGACAACTTCCATGAAACTCGGTGCAAAAATTTACGGCGTTCTAATGTGAAATGaatgataattttttaaaaaggaaTCATGTACCTCATCATTTTCATCTATCCCATTAATATTCTCGTGCACTAAGTCACTAGATATTGTTGTCACGCTCTACTTTTTCAAAACATCTTGATGCTTGTCAATATAAATCAATTCAAGTGGATGCTTCACAATCTTATTTAAAGATCCTTGGCCTTAATTGGATTGCTTTGAATTTTCTATCCAATAATCAAAAGCATGAAAAAGATGTTGCAACTCTCAACCCCCCTCAAATAAGTAATTCAACTTTTAACAGTACGAAAACCAATTTGAATCGACTCAAAACACAGAAAACCAACCCAAATGATTGATTGATTGTATTTCATCTTTCAAACCAACGATATTGGAGATAGGAGATTCGAGCACAAAATCTCAGTTTGGATTAAACGATCATAACCACCTAAACTATAAGTCATTTTTCTTAGTTGATTGTAGCTGAAATTTTTATCTTTGTCAAAAAACGATTGTCAtccattatattttttttctttttttactatAAAATATGGCATCAATTCATAAACTTTAATTTGAACCAATGCAAAATATCGCACAAAGATTTGGATAAGATATGAGTGATCTCATAGCCCACCAAGAGGGTTAATAAGTTAATTATAGGTCAGATTATAGTAATTTGGGTCAATTAAGTGTTCATACAAAGGTACAAAAGTGCTTCCATGTCTGCGGAAGAGCAAAGCAAATACTAGGCCTAGCTAGCTGTAGAACAATATTATAGTTATAACTTAGAAATTGCTTATATAATTGAACAAGTCAATAATTTAGGCGAAAAGAAGTTGACAACTAGAAGGAGAAAATCCCCTAAAAGCACTCGGAGCTGGCAAAAGCTGCCACTCAACTTTTAGCTCTGCTTCCCACTCGGACAGCCTTCCGATTCCCACATTCAACCCACATGCCACCACGCATATGTTCCCTTCCACCCCGCTCGCAGCAAAGGGACGTCTCAGTGCCTCACATGGGAATCTGTCCCCACCCACGTACTGCCACGTGTCCTTATCAGGGTCGTACACCTTAATCGGACAGTCCCCATACTCCGATATCACCAAGAGCCTGCCGCCCACGACCACGCTCACGCCCGTCCACCCGTCCCTCATTCCCGGCCTCATCTCCTGCCACGTGTCATTGTCTGGGTCGTAGACCACACCACGTGGCGAGTGCATAAACGGCCACGTCCACCCCTCGGTCACGTACATCTTGTTCCCCACCACGTTGGAGTCATACTTGGCCAATCCAGCTGGCAGGGTGGCACATGGCGCCCACGTGTCTTTCAGCGGGTCGTAACAGTCTACGGCCCTGATCGAACTGCCATAGCCAGCCTTGTCGCCTCCAACGGCCAAGATCTTTCCATTGATATTTCCCGCGTCGAAAAATGACCGCGAGGTCGACATTGGAGTAGCTGTTGACCATTGATTGGTAGATGTACGATACACGATGGTTGTCTTCGTAGAGGATTCCCTGTCTGCCCGCACGCCGCCCAATACAACGAGCGTCCCCTCACGTGGCAGGGAAGCGCATGCGAAACCCGGCGGGCAAGCGGCCTTGGGACACGGCATGGGAGGCAAAACAAACCAACGGCCAGATCGCGGATCCAACGCTTGCCACTGCATCCTAGCTGTTGATTTGTTGAAGGCGAAAACGAAAAGATAAGGCAAAGGCAAACACAAGGACTTCTTGCAAAGAACAAAGCTAGGGTCTGTAATCGCTCTTTTCCATGAAGCAGAGACCGAACGCACCAGAGCCTGGTACGGATATGGAAGATAAAGCAGGCAGAGCTCAGCAACCTCATCCGGCAATCCGGGAATCAACGGCTCAGATTTCCTCATTCTGATTTCTTGTTTAGAACACTGATCAGAACCTGGGTTTGATGCAGACGACGTTCTCGGAGCCGCCATTGCCGAAATTCGAATACAAACACGTAAAACAAAACTACCCAGATGAAGAAATGATCGAAAACTTGGAGTTTCTTGAAGAATTCATGAATCGAAAAGTGAGTTTGCAAGGTGTTCGACACATGGTCTAGCTGAAGGATTGTGGTAGTTGCAGAGCATATTGTATGTATGAGTATTTATAGTGGGGAAAAAGAGATCATGGAGATCAAATTAAGAAGTGTGATGACGAAGCAAAGATTCACATTTGTGGAAGAAATGATGAAGAACCTGGgtttgatgaagaaatgatCGAAAACTTGGAGTTTCTTGAAGAATTCATGAATCGAAAAGTGAGTTTGCAAGGTGTTCGACACATGGTGTAGCTGAAGGATTGTAGTAGTTGCAGAGCATATTGTATGTATGAGTATTTATAGTGGGGAAAAAGAGATCATGGAGATCAAATTAAGAAGTGTGATGACGAAGCAAAGATTCACATTTGTGGAAGAATTATTGGTTGGTCAAAAGGGTGGCCTAATTAAATCGGATTAATTTTGGTTAAAAGTGTTTAGGGGCTGTGATTGGGTTTCGTTTGTTGTTTTGTGGGTGTGCATCTAGAAACCGGAATACAAGGTAAAAAGTGACGCCACAAAACTTGAGAACACAGAGAGCAGCAGATCCGAAAGAGACTTGTGTGGGATTAAAGAAATGAGCAATGAAACGAAAGTTTGAGTAAAATCGGGCGCAAATAGAGTGACCAAAAAGATTTTTAACCCGAACAAGAATTGCGGGTTTGAATATAAACACAGTTACCAAAACGGATCTTAGAGCCAAGAGGAATGGAGGGGTGGTTGGTTTCTtgaaaataattgaattttggTGGGGTTTTAAAGAATAAAGAAATGAGGAAGAGGATGTATAGAGACTTGTTTGGTGCAGGGGAGGGTATGAGTTGAGTTGGGTTAGATGGATCCAATTGAGTTACATGGTGGTGCATGACGATTGATTGGAATATAAAAAGGTCAATTTGTGGGGTATGTATATAGGTGTGAATATGAACTTATGGAGAGAGACTAATGATCCCATTACTTTAATGACTAATTTGACTATGATAATTGTAGTGGGGCCTCCTCTTTGTGGTTTTGATTAGGTACCTTAATGTCGTGATATTTTGGTTTAGCGTATAAGCATTTCATGagaaatgctttttttttttttttttttgaaatatgtTATGTTACTGATCACGTATATATGGCGTTGGTTCACAATTTTATCACATGTATGTGATTGTAAGACTTTTTGGCCTTTCGAGATGTAAAAAGTACTTATGCATttacaaaacacatgaaagtacTTCTCGAAAGGTCTCCATAAAACACAAACTCAGAAGTTATTTTTTTTGCGCTAACTCGGTATAAAATGTTTTTGGTTATTTAAAAAAGTTTTAGATTGTTTTAAAAGCATTGTCAAAACATGAAtgcggatcctctttgtgagtaTCCAGGGAATCCTTTAATCGTATATGTTCATTGTAAATCGTGTGgttagttttcgtcaggtattatttgtattcaattttaaataaaaattttaaactaatttCTAATTACATgatgtacaatgaatgaataCAATTAGAAGATCTCCAGtattctcacaaagaggatcctcattcgtcAAACATTTCGGTGCTTTTATTGTCAAGGCATTTGGATTCATCCATATGGAAATGGATTCTCTCATGAGCATTTTCTTGGGATCTTACTGACCCACACAAAagggccgttggatgaaaatccaacggctacaaacaaggggatccctttaaaattataataattatagtcgTTAGATTTTCATCAAACGA of the Pyrus communis chromosome 1, drPyrComm1.1, whole genome shotgun sequence genome contains:
- the LOC137738274 gene encoding F-box protein AFR-like, which gives rise to MAAPRTSSASNPGSDQCSKQEIRMRKSEPLIPGLPDEVAELCLLYLPYPYQALVRSVSASWKRAITDPSFVLCKKSLCLPLPYLFVFAFNKSTARMQWQALDPRSGRWFVLPPMPCPKAACPPGFACASLPREGTLVVLGGVRADRESSTKTTIVYRTSTNQWSTATPMSTSRSFFDAGNINGKILAVGGDKAGYGSSIRAVDCYDPLKDTWAPCATLPAGLAKYDSNVVGNKMYVTEGWTWPFMHSPRGVVYDPDNDTWQEMRPGMRDGWTGVSVVVGGRLLVISEYGDCPIKVYDPDKDTWQYVGGDRFPCEALRRPFAASGVEGNICVVACGLNVGIGRLSEWEAELKVEWQLLPAPSAFRGFSPSSCQLLFA
- the LOC137736178 gene encoding protein OXIDATIVE STRESS 3 LIKE 4-like, with the translated sequence MDVLVGPTFSIDVSSYGPAPTQDNRNRGGLYLNQDHGAAVAEEASSDSSSSIGVPDDSEEEEDSKGDNGDEVQSKFNGGGGGGLGSLGSFGSLEDSLPIKRGLSNYFSGKSKSFASLSEVSSTVSSVKEVEKQDNPFNKRRRVLIASKWSRRSSSSSSLYNWPNPKSMPLLALAEDGDEDDDEHDRDREGEGENASSEHSSSDDKDDQERRRAPQKLLDRRLKSFKSKSCYCLSDLQEHDEQ
- the LOC137738289 gene encoding uncharacterized protein, which codes for MCLVFVCDEEERVLSRQPAPGACPYCGGTVQAMDVESNWRFCFLPLYWRTKRKLYCSLCTRKLVVQ